In Carettochelys insculpta isolate YL-2023 chromosome 11, ASM3395843v1, whole genome shotgun sequence, a genomic segment contains:
- the HYAL1 gene encoding hyaluronidase-1 isoform X2: protein MAGAVVLLPWVCLLGLAPVAGGGPIFGDRPFIAVWNAPSQQCRTKYDVALDLGVFDVVLNHNQSFLGQEISLFYSNTLGLYPHYDAAGRPAHGGVPQNGSLPAHLHQARADIAAAIPEPGFRGLAVIDWESWRPVWARNWDALELNREKSEELVRGRHPDWPPAKVAEVAQGEFEQSARAYMEQTLALGRHLRPGGFWGFYGFPDCYNADFEGTSYTGECPAVEQQRNEQLRWLWDQSRALYPSIYLPKELRWTDKVGKFVRHRVGEAFRVQGRAGLGGLPVLPYARIQYELTEDFLSQESCLALKEYVDGMLGRYIVNVTSSAHLCSRAVCSSHGRCVRQAGHPEAFLHLGPAHTRPHLHGQLAKQERAKLAQEFSCRCYAGWAGARCEQQGKAE from the exons ATGGCGGGCGCCGtggtcctgctgccctgggtttgcctgctgggcctggctccgGTGGCTGGCGGGGGCCCCATTTTCGGCGACCGCCCCTTCATCGCCGTGTGGAACGCACCGAGCCAGCAATGCCGCACCAAGTACGATGTGGCCCTCGACCTGGGGGTCTTCGACGTGGTGCTGAACCACAACCAGTCCTTCCTGGGCCAGGAGATCAGCCTCTTCTACAGCAACACCCTGGGCCTCTACCCGCACTACGACGCAGCGGGGAGGCCAGCCCATGGGGGCGTCCCCCAGAACGGCAGCCTCCCGGCCCACCTGCACCAGGCGAGGGCCGACATTGCCGCTGCCATCCCCGAGCCAGGCTTCCGGGGCCTGGCGGTCATCGACTGGGAGAGCTGGCGCCCTGTGTGGGCTCGCAACTGGGACGCCCTGGAGCTGAACCGGGAGAAGTCGGAGGAGCTGGTGCGGGGGCGGCACCCTGACTGGCCCCCCGCCAAGGTAGCCGAGGTGGCACAGGGGGAGTTTGAGCAAAGTGCCCGGGCGTACATGGAGCAGACCCTGGCGCTTGGCCGGCACCTGCGGCCCGGGGGCTTCTGGGGGTTCTACGGCTTCCCCGACTGCTACAACGCAGACTTCGAGGGCACCAGCTACACCGGGGAGTGCCCGGCGGTGGAGCAGCAGCGTAACGAGCAGCTCCGGTGGCTCTGGGACCAGAGCCGGGCTCTCTACCCCAGCATCTACCTGCCCAAGGAGCTGCGGTGGACGGACAAGGTCGGCAAGTTTGTCCGGCACCGCGTGGGAGAGGCCTTCCGGGTGCAGGGCCGAGCAGGGCTGGGCggcctccctgtgctgccctACGCCCGCATCCAGTACGAGCTCACGGAGGACTTCCTCTCGCAG GAGTCCTGCCTGGCCCTGAAGGAGTACGTGGATGGGATGCTTGGCCGCTACATCGTGAACGTGACCAGCAGCGCCCATCTGTGCAGCCGTGCCGTGTGCTCCAGCCATGGGCGCTGCGTGCGCCAGGCCGGGCACCCCGAGGCGTTCCTGCACCTCGGCCCGGCCCACACCCGGCCCCACCTCCACGGACAGCTGGCCAAGCAGGAGAGGGCCAAGCTGGCCCAGGAATTCAGCTGCCGGTGCTAcgctggctgggcaggggcccGGTGCGAACAGCAGGGCAAGGCAGAGTGA
- the HYAL1 gene encoding hyaluronidase-1 isoform X1 — protein sequence MAGAVVLLPWVCLLGLAPVAGGGPIFGDRPFIAVWNAPSQQCRTKYDVALDLGVFDVVLNHNQSFLGQEISLFYSNTLGLYPHYDAAGRPAHGGVPQNGSLPAHLHQARADIAAAIPEPGFRGLAVIDWESWRPVWARNWDALELNREKSEELVRGRHPDWPPAKVAEVAQGEFEQSARAYMEQTLALGRHLRPGGFWGFYGFPDCYNADFEGTSYTGECPAVEQQRNEQLRWLWDQSRALYPSIYLPKELRWTDKVGKFVRHRVGEAFRVQGRAGLGGLPVLPYARIQYELTEDFLSQEDLVHTIGESASQGAAGVVLWGSKNYSHSRESCLALKEYVDGMLGRYIVNVTSSAHLCSRAVCSSHGRCVRQAGHPEAFLHLGPAHTRPHLHGQLAKQERAKLAQEFSCRCYAGWAGARCEQQGKAE from the exons ATGGCGGGCGCCGtggtcctgctgccctgggtttgcctgctgggcctggctccgGTGGCTGGCGGGGGCCCCATTTTCGGCGACCGCCCCTTCATCGCCGTGTGGAACGCACCGAGCCAGCAATGCCGCACCAAGTACGATGTGGCCCTCGACCTGGGGGTCTTCGACGTGGTGCTGAACCACAACCAGTCCTTCCTGGGCCAGGAGATCAGCCTCTTCTACAGCAACACCCTGGGCCTCTACCCGCACTACGACGCAGCGGGGAGGCCAGCCCATGGGGGCGTCCCCCAGAACGGCAGCCTCCCGGCCCACCTGCACCAGGCGAGGGCCGACATTGCCGCTGCCATCCCCGAGCCAGGCTTCCGGGGCCTGGCGGTCATCGACTGGGAGAGCTGGCGCCCTGTGTGGGCTCGCAACTGGGACGCCCTGGAGCTGAACCGGGAGAAGTCGGAGGAGCTGGTGCGGGGGCGGCACCCTGACTGGCCCCCCGCCAAGGTAGCCGAGGTGGCACAGGGGGAGTTTGAGCAAAGTGCCCGGGCGTACATGGAGCAGACCCTGGCGCTTGGCCGGCACCTGCGGCCCGGGGGCTTCTGGGGGTTCTACGGCTTCCCCGACTGCTACAACGCAGACTTCGAGGGCACCAGCTACACCGGGGAGTGCCCGGCGGTGGAGCAGCAGCGTAACGAGCAGCTCCGGTGGCTCTGGGACCAGAGCCGGGCTCTCTACCCCAGCATCTACCTGCCCAAGGAGCTGCGGTGGACGGACAAGGTCGGCAAGTTTGTCCGGCACCGCGTGGGAGAGGCCTTCCGGGTGCAGGGCCGAGCAGGGCTGGGCggcctccctgtgctgccctACGCCCGCATCCAGTACGAGCTCACGGAGGACTTCCTCTCGCAG GAGGACTTGGTCCACACCATTGGGGAAAGTGCTTCTCAAGGCGCCGCCggggtggtgctgtggggcagcaAGAATTACAGCCACTCACGG GAGTCCTGCCTGGCCCTGAAGGAGTACGTGGATGGGATGCTTGGCCGCTACATCGTGAACGTGACCAGCAGCGCCCATCTGTGCAGCCGTGCCGTGTGCTCCAGCCATGGGCGCTGCGTGCGCCAGGCCGGGCACCCCGAGGCGTTCCTGCACCTCGGCCCGGCCCACACCCGGCCCCACCTCCACGGACAGCTGGCCAAGCAGGAGAGGGCCAAGCTGGCCCAGGAATTCAGCTGCCGGTGCTAcgctggctgggcaggggcccGGTGCGAACAGCAGGGCAAGGCAGAGTGA